The Ciona intestinalis chromosome 11, KH, whole genome shotgun sequence genome has a segment encoding these proteins:
- the fos gene encoding transcription factor protein isoform X2: MAFYRPLFGDAEQEAYLSRHLAFVTQPDVMELAQLTRARNTQALMRYGPPLRGGMYQELSTVYGEQCPPQSAAFESDIAFAQRADQHLNQSLRAYPYGPASDLGIHQPLYGSSGDLRQIQQPMAGIPPSYGEATHNQSHDLPTVMSRPDLQWLVTTSNVGMRTRTPPNTVSSPHVGRTDESSAITISHHDLPHHRFQQGEQLPPPLQRTNTGNKRVKMEANSAVPPRPKGTPGRKRKFQDHELSPAEATKRHIRRERNKIAAAKCRNRRRELTDRLQGETDHLEDHQSILHQEIMSLQQEKEHLEFLLAAHSPQCKAGIGASEHLLLAHDDRMMQSNMVGGMHEMSLVPPPEVMEEMMPQPHTDSCVPDNTHTHPGYYTEYSNQDTTLPVSLPSTCAPNSTGPTDLSLHSQSYGTPPTRFPNMNLEPLAISEAPLNTPVCTLTTPSISSGVFTFPSSTSGGLNTTTATTDMSYNYQTSSVSTPCPDFFQTPRLPTTPSYTASVTSFPADGQSFPVLSSHLQQQPAQSCSAAHRRSSSSESHNSPDSVKSPKLLSL; this comes from the exons GAGGAATGTATCAAGAACTAAGCACCGTGTATGGCGAGCAATGCCCACCACAAAGTGCAGCATTCGAATCTGACATCGCGTTCGCCCAGCGCGCTGATCAACATCTAAACCAG TCACTTCGAGCATATCCATACGGACCAGCGAGTGACTTAGGCATTCATCAACCTCTGTACGGAAGTTCAGGAGACCTGCGACAAATCCAACAACCGATGGCCGGCATTCCACCAAGTTACGGAGAAGCAACACACAATCAAAGTCATGACCTCCCTACAGTAATGAGCCGACCCGACCTCCAATGGTTGGTTACCACAAGCAACGTTGGAATGAGGACCCGAACTCCTCCGAACACAGTTTCTTCTCCCCACGTCGGGAGGACAGATGAGAGCTCCGCAATCACCATTAGCCACCATGATCTTCCACATCACCGGTTTCAACAAGGGGAGCAGCTTCCACCTCCTCTGCAAAGAACAAACACTGGAAACAAGAGAGTGAAGATGGAAGCAAACTCGGCTGTTCCTCCCCGACCGAAAGGAACGCCAGGAAGAAAACGAAAGTTCCAAGACCATGAG TTAAGCCCAGCTGAAGCAACAAAACGTCACATTCGAAGAGAAAGAAACAAAATCGCGGCAGCAAAATGCAGAAACCGACGACGAGAGCTCACAGATCGACTCCAGGGCGAAACAGATCACTTGGAGGATCATCAGAGTATCCTCCATCAAGAGATCATGTCCCTACAGCAGGAGAAGGAGCACCTTGAGTTCCTCCTTGCCGCGCATTCTCCTCAGTGCAAAGCAGGGATCGGAGCCAGTGAGCATCTTCTTCTTGCTCATGATGATCGGATGATGCAGAGCAACATGGTTGGAGGAATGCACGAGATGTCGCTCGTCCCACCTCCGGAAGTGATGGAGGAGATGATGCCACAACCTCACACCGATTCATGCGTACCAGACAACACACACACCCACCCTGGGTATTACACTGAGTATTCCAACCAAGACACTACCCTTCCCGTATCTCTTCCATCTACCTGCGCACCCAACAGCACAGGGCCGACTGACTTGTCTCTCCACTCACAATCCTACGGAACCCCGCCAACCAGGTTTCCTAACATGAACCTCGAACCATTGGCAATATCTGAAGCCCCACTCAACACCCCAGTATGCACGCTCACAACTCCCTCGATCAGCAGCGGCGTCTTCACCTTCCCAAGCAGCACCTCCGGAGGACTTAACACCACCACAGCCACTACGGATATGTCATACAATTACCAAACCTCTTCAGTCAGCACTCCGTGCCCAGATTTTTTCCAGACTCCTCGACTCCCGACGACCCCGTCTTACACAGCCTCAGTGACGTCGTTTCCGGCTGATGGCCAATCATTCCCGGTATTGAGCAGCCACCTTCAACAGCAGCCAGCACAGTCGTGCTCGGCAGCGCACAGAAGGAGCTCATCAAGCGAAAGCCACAACAGCCCAGATTCAGTGAAATCGCCGAAGTTGCTTTCCCTATAA
- the fos gene encoding transcription factor protein isoform X3 encodes MVACVHTKNGVYSFTRASNGGMYQELSTVYGEQCPPQSAAFESDIAFAQRADQHLNQSLRAYPYGPASDLGIHQPLYGSSGDLRQIQQPMAGIPPSYGEATHNQSHDLPTVMSRPDLQWLVTTSNVGMRTRTPPNTVSSPHVGRTDESSAITISHHDLPHHRFQQGEQLPPPLQRTNTGNKRVKMEANSAVPPRPKGTPGRKRKFQDHELSPAEATKRHIRRERNKIAAAKCRNRRRELTDRLQGETDHLEDHQSILHQEIMSLQQEKEHLEFLLAAHSPQCKAGIGASEHLLLAHDDRMMQSNMVGGMHEMSLVPPPEVMEEMMPQPHTDSCVPDNTHTHPGYYTEYSNQDTTLPVSLPSTCAPNSTGPTDLSLHSQSYGTPPTRFPNMNLEPLAISEAPLNTPVCTLTTPSISSGVFTFPSSTSGGLNTTTATTDMSYNYQTSSVSTPCPDFFQTPRLPTTPSYTASVTSFPADGQSFPVLSSHLQQQPAQSCSAAHRRSSSSESHNSPDSVKSPKLLSL; translated from the exons GAGGAATGTATCAAGAACTAAGCACCGTGTATGGCGAGCAATGCCCACCACAAAGTGCAGCATTCGAATCTGACATCGCGTTCGCCCAGCGCGCTGATCAACATCTAAACCAG TCACTTCGAGCATATCCATACGGACCAGCGAGTGACTTAGGCATTCATCAACCTCTGTACGGAAGTTCAGGAGACCTGCGACAAATCCAACAACCGATGGCCGGCATTCCACCAAGTTACGGAGAAGCAACACACAATCAAAGTCATGACCTCCCTACAGTAATGAGCCGACCCGACCTCCAATGGTTGGTTACCACAAGCAACGTTGGAATGAGGACCCGAACTCCTCCGAACACAGTTTCTTCTCCCCACGTCGGGAGGACAGATGAGAGCTCCGCAATCACCATTAGCCACCATGATCTTCCACATCACCGGTTTCAACAAGGGGAGCAGCTTCCACCTCCTCTGCAAAGAACAAACACTGGAAACAAGAGAGTGAAGATGGAAGCAAACTCGGCTGTTCCTCCCCGACCGAAAGGAACGCCAGGAAGAAAACGAAAGTTCCAAGACCATGAG TTAAGCCCAGCTGAAGCAACAAAACGTCACATTCGAAGAGAAAGAAACAAAATCGCGGCAGCAAAATGCAGAAACCGACGACGAGAGCTCACAGATCGACTCCAGGGCGAAACAGATCACTTGGAGGATCATCAGAGTATCCTCCATCAAGAGATCATGTCCCTACAGCAGGAGAAGGAGCACCTTGAGTTCCTCCTTGCCGCGCATTCTCCTCAGTGCAAAGCAGGGATCGGAGCCAGTGAGCATCTTCTTCTTGCTCATGATGATCGGATGATGCAGAGCAACATGGTTGGAGGAATGCACGAGATGTCGCTCGTCCCACCTCCGGAAGTGATGGAGGAGATGATGCCACAACCTCACACCGATTCATGCGTACCAGACAACACACACACCCACCCTGGGTATTACACTGAGTATTCCAACCAAGACACTACCCTTCCCGTATCTCTTCCATCTACCTGCGCACCCAACAGCACAGGGCCGACTGACTTGTCTCTCCACTCACAATCCTACGGAACCCCGCCAACCAGGTTTCCTAACATGAACCTCGAACCATTGGCAATATCTGAAGCCCCACTCAACACCCCAGTATGCACGCTCACAACTCCCTCGATCAGCAGCGGCGTCTTCACCTTCCCAAGCAGCACCTCCGGAGGACTTAACACCACCACAGCCACTACGGATATGTCATACAATTACCAAACCTCTTCAGTCAGCACTCCGTGCCCAGATTTTTTCCAGACTCCTCGACTCCCGACGACCCCGTCTTACACAGCCTCAGTGACGTCGTTTCCGGCTGATGGCCAATCATTCCCGGTATTGAGCAGCCACCTTCAACAGCAGCCAGCACAGTCGTGCTCGGCAGCGCACAGAAGGAGCTCATCAAGCGAAAGCCACAACAGCCCAGATTCAGTGAAATCGCCGAAGTTGCTTTCCCTATAA
- the fos gene encoding transcription factor protein isoform X1 yields the protein MELAQLTRARNTQALMRYGPPLRGGMYQELSTVYGEQCPPQSAAFESDIAFAQRADQHLNQSLRAYPYGPASDLGIHQPLYGSSGDLRQIQQPMAGIPPSYGEATHNQSHDLPTVMSRPDLQWLVTTSNVGMRTRTPPNTVSSPHVGRTDESSAITISHHDLPHHRFQQGEQLPPPLQRTNTGNKRVKMEANSAVPPRPKGTPGRKRKFQDHELSPAEATKRHIRRERNKIAAAKCRNRRRELTDRLQGETDHLEDHQSILHQEIMSLQQEKEHLEFLLAAHSPQCKAGIGASEHLLLAHDDRMMQSNMVGGMHEMSLVPPPEVMEEMMPQPHTDSCVPDNTHTHPGYYTEYSNQDTTLPVSLPSTCAPNSTGPTDLSLHSQSYGTPPTRFPNMNLEPLAISEAPLNTPVCTLTTPSISSGVFTFPSSTSGGLNTTTATTDMSYNYQTSSVSTPCPDFFQTPRLPTTPSYTASVTSFPADGQSFPVLSSHLQQQPAQSCSAAHRRSSSSESHNSPDSVKSPKLLSL from the exons GAGGAATGTATCAAGAACTAAGCACCGTGTATGGCGAGCAATGCCCACCACAAAGTGCAGCATTCGAATCTGACATCGCGTTCGCCCAGCGCGCTGATCAACATCTAAACCAG TCACTTCGAGCATATCCATACGGACCAGCGAGTGACTTAGGCATTCATCAACCTCTGTACGGAAGTTCAGGAGACCTGCGACAAATCCAACAACCGATGGCCGGCATTCCACCAAGTTACGGAGAAGCAACACACAATCAAAGTCATGACCTCCCTACAGTAATGAGCCGACCCGACCTCCAATGGTTGGTTACCACAAGCAACGTTGGAATGAGGACCCGAACTCCTCCGAACACAGTTTCTTCTCCCCACGTCGGGAGGACAGATGAGAGCTCCGCAATCACCATTAGCCACCATGATCTTCCACATCACCGGTTTCAACAAGGGGAGCAGCTTCCACCTCCTCTGCAAAGAACAAACACTGGAAACAAGAGAGTGAAGATGGAAGCAAACTCGGCTGTTCCTCCCCGACCGAAAGGAACGCCAGGAAGAAAACGAAAGTTCCAAGACCATGAG TTAAGCCCAGCTGAAGCAACAAAACGTCACATTCGAAGAGAAAGAAACAAAATCGCGGCAGCAAAATGCAGAAACCGACGACGAGAGCTCACAGATCGACTCCAGGGCGAAACAGATCACTTGGAGGATCATCAGAGTATCCTCCATCAAGAGATCATGTCCCTACAGCAGGAGAAGGAGCACCTTGAGTTCCTCCTTGCCGCGCATTCTCCTCAGTGCAAAGCAGGGATCGGAGCCAGTGAGCATCTTCTTCTTGCTCATGATGATCGGATGATGCAGAGCAACATGGTTGGAGGAATGCACGAGATGTCGCTCGTCCCACCTCCGGAAGTGATGGAGGAGATGATGCCACAACCTCACACCGATTCATGCGTACCAGACAACACACACACCCACCCTGGGTATTACACTGAGTATTCCAACCAAGACACTACCCTTCCCGTATCTCTTCCATCTACCTGCGCACCCAACAGCACAGGGCCGACTGACTTGTCTCTCCACTCACAATCCTACGGAACCCCGCCAACCAGGTTTCCTAACATGAACCTCGAACCATTGGCAATATCTGAAGCCCCACTCAACACCCCAGTATGCACGCTCACAACTCCCTCGATCAGCAGCGGCGTCTTCACCTTCCCAAGCAGCACCTCCGGAGGACTTAACACCACCACAGCCACTACGGATATGTCATACAATTACCAAACCTCTTCAGTCAGCACTCCGTGCCCAGATTTTTTCCAGACTCCTCGACTCCCGACGACCCCGTCTTACACAGCCTCAGTGACGTCGTTTCCGGCTGATGGCCAATCATTCCCGGTATTGAGCAGCCACCTTCAACAGCAGCCAGCACAGTCGTGCTCGGCAGCGCACAGAAGGAGCTCATCAAGCGAAAGCCACAACAGCCCAGATTCAGTGAAATCGCCGAAGTTGCTTTCCCTATAA
- the fos gene encoding transcription factor protein, producing the protein MYQELSTVYGEQCPPQSAAFESDIAFAQRADQHLNQSLRAYPYGPASDLGIHQPLYGSSGDLRQIQQPMAGIPPSYGEATHNQSHDLPTVMSRPDLQWLVTTSNVGMRTRTPPNTVSSPHVGRTDESSAITISHHDLPHHRFQQGEQLPPPLQRTNTGNKRVKMEANSAVPPRPKGTPGRKRKFQDHELSPAEATKRHIRRERNKIAAAKCRNRRRELTDRLQGETDHLEDHQSILHQEIMSLQQEKEHLEFLLAAHSPQCKAGIGASEHLLLAHDDRMMQSNMVGGMHEMSLVPPPEVMEEMMPQPHTDSCVPDNTHTHPGYYTEYSNQDTTLPVSLPSTCAPNSTGPTDLSLHSQSYGTPPTRFPNMNLEPLAISEAPLNTPVCTLTTPSISSGVFTFPSSTSGGLNTTTATTDMSYNYQTSSVSTPCPDFFQTPRLPTTPSYTASVTSFPADGQSFPVLSSHLQQQPAQSCSAAHRRSSSSESHNSPDSVKSPKLLSL; encoded by the exons ATGTATCAAGAACTAAGCACCGTGTATGGCGAGCAATGCCCACCACAAAGTGCAGCATTCGAATCTGACATCGCGTTCGCCCAGCGCGCTGATCAACATCTAAACCAG TCACTTCGAGCATATCCATACGGACCAGCGAGTGACTTAGGCATTCATCAACCTCTGTACGGAAGTTCAGGAGACCTGCGACAAATCCAACAACCGATGGCCGGCATTCCACCAAGTTACGGAGAAGCAACACACAATCAAAGTCATGACCTCCCTACAGTAATGAGCCGACCCGACCTCCAATGGTTGGTTACCACAAGCAACGTTGGAATGAGGACCCGAACTCCTCCGAACACAGTTTCTTCTCCCCACGTCGGGAGGACAGATGAGAGCTCCGCAATCACCATTAGCCACCATGATCTTCCACATCACCGGTTTCAACAAGGGGAGCAGCTTCCACCTCCTCTGCAAAGAACAAACACTGGAAACAAGAGAGTGAAGATGGAAGCAAACTCGGCTGTTCCTCCCCGACCGAAAGGAACGCCAGGAAGAAAACGAAAGTTCCAAGACCATGAG TTAAGCCCAGCTGAAGCAACAAAACGTCACATTCGAAGAGAAAGAAACAAAATCGCGGCAGCAAAATGCAGAAACCGACGACGAGAGCTCACAGATCGACTCCAGGGCGAAACAGATCACTTGGAGGATCATCAGAGTATCCTCCATCAAGAGATCATGTCCCTACAGCAGGAGAAGGAGCACCTTGAGTTCCTCCTTGCCGCGCATTCTCCTCAGTGCAAAGCAGGGATCGGAGCCAGTGAGCATCTTCTTCTTGCTCATGATGATCGGATGATGCAGAGCAACATGGTTGGAGGAATGCACGAGATGTCGCTCGTCCCACCTCCGGAAGTGATGGAGGAGATGATGCCACAACCTCACACCGATTCATGCGTACCAGACAACACACACACCCACCCTGGGTATTACACTGAGTATTCCAACCAAGACACTACCCTTCCCGTATCTCTTCCATCTACCTGCGCACCCAACAGCACAGGGCCGACTGACTTGTCTCTCCACTCACAATCCTACGGAACCCCGCCAACCAGGTTTCCTAACATGAACCTCGAACCATTGGCAATATCTGAAGCCCCACTCAACACCCCAGTATGCACGCTCACAACTCCCTCGATCAGCAGCGGCGTCTTCACCTTCCCAAGCAGCACCTCCGGAGGACTTAACACCACCACAGCCACTACGGATATGTCATACAATTACCAAACCTCTTCAGTCAGCACTCCGTGCCCAGATTTTTTCCAGACTCCTCGACTCCCGACGACCCCGTCTTACACAGCCTCAGTGACGTCGTTTCCGGCTGATGGCCAATCATTCCCGGTATTGAGCAGCCACCTTCAACAGCAGCCAGCACAGTCGTGCTCGGCAGCGCACAGAAGGAGCTCATCAAGCGAAAGCCACAACAGCCCAGATTCAGTGAAATCGCCGAAGTTGCTTTCCCTATAA
- the LOC100175541 gene encoding pleckstrin homology domain-containing family H member 2 has product MSRNQATTLNMDGRDSPRTALEWKKLYLQMEGKLKQFRVQATGIRTKLSQKMEELTLKFEQAEARAADAEFQLVLLRESLAGVPGAASEEDRFTTEKMSDLEKRCLDQQERIVALEKELECEKYLRKVEKEMIHEKAFKIKEWVSSALSTSEKEKNHLRESNERLNAAVQAMQLRLTELLAKPAPAPLSSKPQPVAIIPLRDSDTAFTCETPSVSSPGWQNNPLFKDHEDTFVMDEDTERVTSHTDMDLDNSEEVDDVTNLACNVASSTSSPIPIPSKPVSESVRIPESPRARFITTEARAVVVKSTGDHELHANKDSPKSGKKKSSTLPMTRSNLPKSDSTDSSPPNTTHHHFMGTFGSIRRRFKGLTEHQRHRSHEDSTPSRGREKKDKQRSKSKSPATRSSSTSRLRTSPITVPGMSTDTSPAQGALPAILQEEEDMVVDPPGPPHSPTSASILSSSLPLPRWKGAKIPPTIPQHRLPTWEAKIYSIAENGFRLPSNAFNKHKPSPFQHDQKPGVFAEIVYKLQPVTVPVYTKTKGRAILIKPTPFTDASDSSDEDPSSLPRQLSPRHHPPISRSLSSSAESTNPGSTQQKRNGSPAQLRATKRANSQQSMASSEGDYAIPPDAMSTHPSLDATDSSEPEHKLFKTSPHPGPSGPVKPPVDTHTPTAFNGNKAGYLSKLGGRVRAWKKRWFVLQQDALVYYKSPGDVGKKPQGQISLTALENGEVAKATRDYQTNCTFHIVAEKRTYYFIADSQTVADDWVKAICDVAQGSRSHKPHRDITTVSGWLKRTIGGNSCRVWARFNNGVVECYADKQTQTSMMRLSLRGCEVEDVQLKVNPGHNRSNSPPPAFEHVIVVRPISDGEQDVFFSFDNEAEKAAWFRAMTSSVRTSSENQKTPATEVERLFVRLLQSEPKQGGKNATQQAHTSIWRNPVLCYNKQGLSRPLTTLSSEALQTEAMKIAKSIQLFTNVSLDVASADYHVTLVQRVAHSCLTHVELRNEVYAQLIKVTNRRDSEVDDASYLQAWKLFSLILPLFLPGRSILWCLGAHLKRHSTTKTEAGQYVIYCQRALERTKSLGERMVAPSKTECLSILLQNPYHHSLPFSVPVHFSDTSYQVVSFDGSTTVSEFTTRVSTQLGIRHQTIAGFALYVDDPDVTMQIEHCIEPSVKICDVISIWETVSRLGAVTSKGVPPTPQDPSFDITRHSARFTYRRRLTFQSYTRMESDKEKKLIAYQLGENISRDMVPISRELSIEATPLAAKFYLGDQSRTAPGSLDHVMKMFHPHRYQEGGSKHQQKLIRERINDRWVALEGSTPLDCTKIFLNVLRKYPLCGAALFLAKVETPGKQKGEIVWLAVTEDAFHVLSYKSMEVKDLCRLPDVVTFGGCRDNLMVVSEMAGVTRKLFFHLPILQMLELVRLLADYMNAAPLNLRPNITSP; this is encoded by the exons ATGAGTAGAAATCAAGCAACAACATTAAATATGGATGGTAGGGATTCCCCGCGAACAGCTTTGGAATGGAAAAAACTCTACCTTCAAATGGAAGGAAAATTGAAACAATTCAGAGTTCAAGCCACTGGGATTAGGACCAAATTATCCCAGAAG ATGGAGGAACTGACTCTGAAATTTGAGCAGGCCGAAGCAAGAGCCGCGGACGCCGAGTTTCAG TTGGTTCTTCTTCGTGAGAGCTTGGCTGGAGTGCCAGGAGCCGCATCCGAGGAGGATCGGTTCACTACTGAAAAGATGTCGGATCTTGAGAAGAGATGCTTGGATCAACAGGAGAGAATAGTTGCTCTTGAAAAAGAGCTAGAGTGTGAG AAATATTTGAGGAAAGTCGAGAAAGAAATGATCCACGAAAAAGCGTTTAAGATCAAGGAATGGGTCAGCTCTGCACTGAGCACG TCGGAAAAGGAGAAAAACCACTTACGGGAGTCAAATGAGCGACTGAACGCCGCCGTCCAAGCGATGCAGTTACGGCTGACAG AGCTCCTCGCTAAGCCGGCACCTGCGCCACTCAGCAGCAAACCTCAGCCGGTGGCGATTATTCCTTTGCGGGATTCTGACACCGCCTTCACTTGCGAGACACCTTCCGTCAGCAGCCCAGGATGGCAGAATAATCCATTGTTCAAG GACCACGAGGACACGTTCGTGATGGATGAAGACACGGAACGCGTGACATCACACACCGATATGGATCTTGATAATTCGGAAGaagttgatgacgtcaccaaccTAGCGTGTAACGTAGCTTCATCTACGTCATCGCCAATCCCGATTCCGTCAAAACCGGTTTCGGAAAGCGTGAGAATTCCGGAGTCTCCCCGCGCACGGTTTATTACAACAGAAGCAAGGGCAGTTGTGGTTAAAAGCACCGGAGATCATGAATTGCACGCGAATAAGGACTCTCCAAAGTCCGGAAAGAAGAAGTCGTCCACTCTTCCAATGACAAGATCCAACCTCCCAAAATCTGACTCCACTGATTCCTCTCCTCCCAACACGACCCATCATCATTTCATGGGAACATTTGGAAGCATTCGACGGCGGTTCAAAGGACTCACTGAGCATCAACGACACCGAAGTCATGAGGACTCCACTCCTTCAAGAGGAAGAGagaaaaaagataaacaaagaTCAAAATCGAAGAGTCCAGCAACAAGAAGCAGCTCTACATCACGATTAAGGACCTCTCCCATCACTGTACCAG GAATGAGCACCGATACCTCTCCAGCGCAAGGAGCTCTTCCAGCCATCCTCCAAGAAGAGGAGGACATGGTGGTTGATCCTCCTGGTCCTCCACACTCCCCAACATCCGCATCCATCCTCTCCTCCTCACTCCCACTCCCAAGATGGAAAGGAGCAAAAATTCCTCCCACCATTCCCCAACACCGACTCCCAACTTGG GAAGCAAAGATTTACAGCATTGCGGAGAACGGATTTCGACTTCCATCAAATGCTTTCAATAAACACAAAC CGTCGCCGTTTCAACATGACCAGAAGCCCGGTGTTTTCGCAGAGATCGTGTACAAG CTTCAACCTGTCACCGTTCCCGTGTACACCAAAACGAAAGGG CGAGCAATCCTCATCAAACCGACGCCTTTCACTGACGCGTCCGATTCCTCCGACGAGGACCCTTCCTCCCTCCCCCGACAGCTTTCGCCTCGCCACCACCCCCCAATCTCACGCAGCCTTTCCTCGTCAGCTGAAAGCACCAACCCTGGTTCAACTCAACAGAAAAGGAACGGAAGCCCAGCGCAGCTACGCGCAACAAAACGAG CGAATTCCCAGCAATCAATGGCAAGCTCTGAAGGCGATTACGCAATCCCACCCGACGCCATGTCAACCCACCCCTCACTTGATGCTACTGATTCCTCCGAACCTGAGCATAAGTTATTCAAGACCTCTCCGCACCCTGGACCAAGCGGACCAGTCAAACCCCCTGTAGACACGCATACGCCTACTGCCTTTAATGGGAACAAGGCGGGTTATTTATCAAAGCTCGGGGGGCGAGTCCGGGCCTGGAAAAAGCGGTGGTTTGTCCTACAGCAAGACGCTCTTGTTTATTATAAGTCCCCG GGGGACGTTGGCAAGAAACCGCAAGGACAAATTTCACTAACGGCGCTAGAGAACGGCGAGGTTGCCAAGGCGACGCGAGATTATCAAACCAACTGTACTTTCCATAttgtggccgaaaaacgaacTTATTATTTCATAGCTGACTCACAAACTGTGGCGGATGATTGGGTAAAAG cAATCTGTGACGTCGCGCAAGGAAGTCGTTCCCACAAACCCCATCGTGACATCACAACCGTATCCGGTTGGTTGAAACGAACGATCGGTGGCAACAGCTGTAGGGTGTGGGCGCGATTCAACAACGGTGTGGTCGAATGTTATGCGGACAAGCAAACTCAG ACCTCCATGATGCGATTATCGTTACGTGGGTGCGAGGTGGAAGACGTCCAACTAAAAGTTAATCCAGGTCACAACCGATCAAACTCTCCGCCCCCTGCTTTTGAACACGTGATCGTCGTTCGTCCAATCAGCGACGGAGAACAAGACGTATTTTTCTCGTTCGACAATGAGGCTGAAAAA GCCGCGTGGTTTCGagctatgacgtcatcggtGCGTACGTCATCAGAGAACCAAAAGACCCCAGCCACGGAGGTGGAACGCTTGTTTGTTAGACTTCTACAGAGCGAACCCAAGCAAGGGGGGAAGAACGCCACACAACAAGCGCATACTTCGATATGGAGGAATCCTGTGCTCTGTTATAACAAGCAAGGCCTCTCTCGTCCTTTAACTACTTTGTCGTCGGAAGCTTTGCAAACTGAAGCCATGAAGATTGCAAAA TCCATTCAACTTTTTACGAACGTGTCTCTTGACGTCGCTTCCGCCGATTATCACGTGACTTTGGTGCAGCGCGTTGCTCACTCATGCTTGACGCACGTCGAGTTGCGAAACGAAGTCTACGCCCAACTGATCAAAGTTACAAACCGACGCGACTCCGAGGTCGACGACGCTTCCTACTTACAA GCGTGGAAGTTATTCTCTTTGATTCTCCCACTCTTCCTCCCTGGGAGGAGCATCTTATGGTGTCTGGGAGCACACTTGAAGCGCCACTCTACCACCAA AACCGAAGCTGGCCAATACGTAATATATTGTCAACGAGCATTGGAACGTACCAAGTCATTGGGCGAGCGCATGGTGGCTCCTTCGAAAACTGAGTGTCTCTCTATCTTACTACAGAACCCTTACCACCATTCGCTACCGTTTAGTGTTCCCGTGCATTTTTCTGATACTTCCTACCAG GTTGTTAGCTTTGATGGTTCAACGACAGTTAGCGAGTTTACTACTCGCGTCTCCACCCAGCTCGGCATACGTCATCAAACGATCGCCGGTTTTGCGCTCTACGTCGACGAtcctgacgtcacaatgcagaTCGAGCATTGCATCGAACCCTCGGTGAAG atttgtgacgtcatttcgaTTTGGGAAACTGTCTCTCGTCTTGGGGCAGTCACGAGCAAGGGGGTTCCCCCAACACCCCAGGACCCCAGTTTCGACATTACACGTCACAGTGCTAGGTTTACATATCGACGACGCCTCACTTTTCAATCTTACACAAGAATGGAATCTGACAAAGAGAAGAAACTCATCGCTTACCAG TTGGGTGAGAACATATCACGTGACATGGTACCCATCTCACGAGAGTTGTCGATCGAAGCGACACCATTGGCTGCCAAGTTTTATCTAGGCGACCAATCACGTACTGCCCCTGGATCGTTAGACCATGTGATGAAGATGTTTCATCCTCACAGATACCAGGAGGGAGGGAGTAAACACCAGCAGAA gttgaTCAGGGAAAGAATAAACGACCGGTGGGTGGCGCTAGAGGGTTCCACACCGTTGGACtgcacaaaaatatttctcaaCGTACTTCGGAAGTATCCACTATGTGGCGCTGCACTGTTTCTTGCAAAG GTTGAAACGCCAGGAAAACAAAAAGGAGAAATAGTCTGGTTAGCCGTAACTGAAGACGCCTTCCACGTTTTAAGCTACAAGTCCATG GAAGTTAAAGACCTTTGTCGACTCCCTGACGTTGTAACTTTCGGTGGTTGCCGTGACAACCTGATGGTGGTATCCGAGATGGCGGGTGTCACTAGAAAGTTATTCTTCCACCTCCCAATATTGCAG ATGCTGGAATTAGTGAGATTACTCGCCGACTACATGAATGCTGCTCCTCTCAACTTACGCCCGAATATTACGTcaccgtga